The DNA region CGTACGACGTCGCGATCCGCTTGCCGGCGAGGTCGGCCCCGCCGGACATGGTGCCGACCGGCGCGGCGAACCGGAACGTCGATCGTCCGAACCCGAGCTGCAGGGTCTCGGTGGCCTGCGCCCCGGAGTCGAGCAGCAGGTCGCGGCCGGTGATGCCGACGTCGAGGGTGCCCTCGCCGACGTAGAGCGCGATGTCGCGGGGGCGGAGGTAGAAGAACTCGACCTGGTTGTCCGGGTCGATCTTGGTGAGCTGCTTGCTGTCGGTGCGCTGGGCGTAGCCCGCCTCGCGCAGGATGGTCGAGGCGGCCTCCGAGAGGGCGCCCTTGTTGGGCACCGCGACGCGGAGCAGCTGCGGCTGGTCAGGCATGAGGGGTCTTCCTAGAGGTGGGTGTAGACGTCCTCGAGCGAGAGTCCGCTCGCGAGCATCAGGACCTGGGCGTGGTAGAGCAGCTGGCTGATCTCCTCCGCGGTCCGCTCCGGGCCCTCGTGCTCGGCGGCCATCCAGGACTCGGCGGCTTCCTCGACCAGCTTCTTCCCGATCGCATGGACGCCCGCGTCGAGGGCACGGACGGTGCCGGATCCCTCGGGACGGGTCCGAGCCGTCTCGGTGAGC from Nocardioides sambongensis includes:
- a CDS encoding phosphoribosyl-ATP diphosphatase produces the protein MKTFDALFAELTETARTRPEGSGTVRALDAGVHAIGKKLVEEAAESWMAAEHEGPERTAEEISQLLYHAQVLMLASGLSLEDVYTHL